In Cryptomeria japonica chromosome 10, Sugi_1.0, whole genome shotgun sequence, a genomic segment contains:
- the LOC131859326 gene encoding uncharacterized protein LOC131859326, with translation MVDNYVVRNPIFYGTNYAFWSIKMKAYLNALGYDVWQSVVDGYTPPSTPPTDTTGKRKSENNAKAEHALLCSLADFEFTKVMHCKSAKEIWNKLKGIYEGDEKVREAKLQSLRMKYESLKMKEDEDIAAYFLRVDEIVNAIIALGEEVEDTLLDRKLLRTLTMKFDPKVSAIEEMKDLKTLTKDELFGILTAYEMRREDKPSQKEQAFKISKKGKNKNHAPKESSSSESDEAESYFNEEIQKGQRQI, from the coding sequence ATGGTGGATAACTATGTAGTTAGAAATCCAATCTTCTATGGgacaaattatgcattttggaGTATTAAAATGAAAGCCTATCTGAATGCACTTGGTTATGACGTTTGGCAGTCCGTGGTGGATGGGTACACACCTCCGTCAACTCCTCCCACCGATACGACAGGAAAGAGGAAAAGTGAGAATAATGCTAAAGCGGAACATGCCCTTCTATGCAGTCTGGCAGATTTTGAATTTACGAAGGTTATGCATTGCAAATCAGCCAAAGAGATATGGAATAAATTAAAAGGTATCTATGAAGGGGATGAAAAAGTAAGAGAAGCCAAGCTTCAATCACTTAGAATGAAATATGAAAGTCTtaaaatgaaggaagatgaagacatCGCTGCCTACTTCTTACGTGTGGATGAAATTGTGAATGCAATCATAGCATTGGGAGAAGAAGTTGAAGACACACTCCTTGATCGGAAATTGCTAAGAACTTTGACAATGAAATTTGATCCTAAGGTATCAGCCATAGAAGAAATGAAGGATTTGAAAACATTGACAAAAGATGAATTGTTTGGAATTctcacagcctatgaaatgagaagagaagacaaaCCCTCTCAAAAGGAACAAGCTTTCAAAATATCAaagaaaggaaaaaacaaaaaccatGCACCAAAGGAGAGCTCAAGTAGTGAATCAGATGAGGCTGAATCTTATTTTAATGAGGAAATTCAAAAAGGGCAAAGGCAAATATAA